One window of Pyxicephalus adspersus chromosome 4, UCB_Pads_2.0, whole genome shotgun sequence genomic DNA carries:
- the NTPCR gene encoding cancer-related nucleoside-triphosphatase, protein MYRHVFLTGPPGIGKTTLIHKASEALKASGKPIDGFYTEEVRQGGRRTGFDVVTLSGKHGILSRIGTSQSDGKREYRVGQYAVDISSFEHLVIPILDYVLKTGNPAQKFVCVIDEIGKMELFSKKFISVVHTILDSANTVVLGTIPVPKGKPLPLVEEIRSRQDVKVFNITKENRDAMLQEIVTTVRNCI, encoded by the exons ATGTACAGACACGTTTTCCTGACAGGCCCTCCAG gaATTGGAAAAACTACCTTAATCCATAAAGCCTCCGAAGCTTTAAAAGCATCCGGTAAACCTATTGATGGCTTTTATACAGAAGAAGTTAGACAAGGAGGCAGGAGAACTGGATTTGATGTTGTTACTTTATCTGGAAAGCATGGCATTCTGTCAAGAATTGG AACTAGTCAGTCCGATGGGAAACGTGAATACAGAGTTGGGCAATATGCTGTGGATATTAGTTCATTTGAGCATTTAGTAATTCCTATTTTGGACTACGTG CTAAAAACTGGAAATCCAGCACAAAAATTTGTATGTGTCATCGATGAGATTGGAAAAATGGAGCTCTTTAGTAAGAAATTTATTTCTGTTGTGCACACAATTTTGGATTCTGCAAATACTGTAGTGTTAGGAACCATTCCGGTACCAAAAGGAAAACCACTTCCTCTTGTTGAAGAAATAAGATCTCGTCAGGATGTAAAAGTGTTTAAT ATTACAAAAGAAAACAGAGATGCCATGCTGCAAGAAATAGTGACGACTGTTCGGAACTGCATATAG
- the EXOC8 gene encoding exocyst complex component 8, which produces MTETSAPANRLKKQLEGSNFNAEQYVKVLSQQSDGDRDLQEHRQRIQSLADETAQSLKRNVYQNYRQFIETAREISYLEGEMYQLSHILTEQKGIMESVAQTLLHTDRTEAARELQAAFHKEAEEGKVRTLTTLLEKVEGCKNLLETPGRYLVYNGDLTEFDVDSMTPIQKVHAFLMNDCLLIATALPNRRGMYKYNALHNLDDLAVVNVKENPPMKDMFKTLMFPESRIFQAENAKIKKEWLEVLEETKKNKVLNDKRKKEEAVMVTPVVAEVSTNPFLNEEKQDEKEEEEVDLSLEWIQELPEDLDVCIAQRNFEGAVDLLDTLTNYLQDKPSTHAVQELRAKIDMRVRQLTDVLVFELSPDRSLRGGPKATRRAVSQLIRLGQSTKACELFLKNRAVAVHTAIRQLRIEGATLLYIHKLCNVFFTSLLETAKEFEMDFAGNSGCYSAFIVWARSSLNMFVDTFSKQVFDSKESLATAAECVKVAKEHCKQLGEIGLDLTFILHSFLVKDIKAALQSNKDIIIEATKHRNSEEMWRKMNLMTPEALGKLKEEMRNCGVSSFDQYTGEDCWVNLSYTVVAFTKQIMAFLEEALKLYFPELHMVLLESMMEIILVAVQHVDYSLRCEQESEKKNFIRQNASFLYDTVLLVVEKRFEEGVGKPAKQLQDLRNASRLVRINPGTTSVV; this is translated from the exons ATGACTGAAACTAGTGCACCAGCCAACCGGCTGAAGAAACAGCTCGAAGGCAGTAATTTCAATGCAGAGCAGTACGTGAAAGTCCTCTCGCAGCAGTCAGATGGAGATCGGGACTTGCAGGAGCACCGGCAGCGCATACAGAGTCTGGCTGATGAGACGGCGCAGAGCCTGAAGCGAAATGTTTACCAAAATTACCGCCAGTTCATTGAAACTGCCCGAGAGATTAGTTACCTGGAGGGAGAGATGTACCAACTCAGCCACATTCTTACTGAGCAGAAGGGCATTATGGAGAGCGTCGCCCAGACTCTGCTTCATACCGACCGCACAGAGGCTGCCCGGGAGCTGCAAGCTGCTTTCCATAAGGAGGCTGAGGAGGGAAAAGTCAGGACCTTGACAACCCTGCTTGAAAAGGTGGAAGGCTGCAAAAATCTGCTGGAGACTCCTGGGAG gtaccTGGTATATAATGGAGATTTGACCGAGTTTGATGTGGACAGCATGACACCCATACAGAAGGTTCATGCATTTTTGATGAATGACTGCCTGCTTATTGCTACTGCATTACCAAATCGCAGAGGCATGTACAAATATAATGCACTGCATAATTTGGATGACCTTgctgttgtaaatgtaaaagagaaCCCACCCATGAAAGATATGTTCAAGACTCTTATGTTTCCTGAAAGCCGGATTTTTCAggcagaaaatgcaaaaataaaaaaagagtggcTTGAAGTTTTGGAagagacaaaaaagaacaaagtttTAAATGATAAGCGTAAAAAAGAAGAAGCTGTCATGGTTACTCCTGTTGTTGCAGAAGTGTCAACTAACCCATTTTTGAATGAGGAAAAGCAAGAtgaaaaggaggaagaagaggttGATCTTTCTTTAGAATGGATTCAAGAGCTCCCTGAAGATTTGGATGTCTGCATAGCTCAGAGGAATTTTGAAGGGGCTGTTGATTTGCTGGATACATTGACTAATTACTTGCAAGATAAACCTTCAACCCATGCTGTGCAAGAATTGAGAGCAAAAATAGATATGCGTGTTCGACAGTTAACTGATGTTTTGGTGTTTGAACTTTCCCCTGACAGGTCTTTAAGGGGAGGTCCCAAGGCAACTCGTAGAGCTGTTTCTCAGCTGATACGTTTGGGTCAGTCTACCAAAGCATGTGAGCTTTTCTTAAAGAACAGAGCTGTGGCGGTGCATACAGCTATACGTCAGTTAAGAATTGAAGGAGCAACACtactttacatacataaattGTGTAATGTTTTCTTTACTAGTTTACTGGAGACAGCCAAGGAGTTTGAGATGGACTTTGCGGGCAACAGTGGTTGTTACTCTGCCTTTATTGTATGGGCCCGTTCTTCCTTGAACATGTTTGTTGACACTTTTAGTAAACAGGTCTTTGATAGTAAGGAAAGTCTTGCCACTGCAGCAGAGTGTGTGAAAGTTGCCAAGGAACACTGTAAACAACTTGGTGAAATAGGTCTTGATCTTACATTCATACTTCATTCTTTTCTAGTAAAGGACATAAAGGCTGCTCTGCAGAGTAACAAGGATATTATTATTGAGGCCACCAAACACCGTAATTCTGAAGAAATGTGGAGGAAAATGAACCTGATGACTCCAGAGGCTCTGGGGAAGTTAAAGGAAGAAATGAGAAACTGTGGTGTAAGCAGTTTTGATCAATACACAGGTGAAGATTGTTGGGTCAATTTAAGTTACACAGTTGTGGCTTTCACCAAACAAATCATGGCCTTTTTAGAAGAAGCCCTTAAACTTTACTTTCCTGAACTGCATATGGTTCTCTTGGAAAGTATGATGGAAATAATACTAGTGGCTGTTCAGCATGTAGACTATAGCCTAAGATGTGAACAagaatctgaaaagaaaaatttcATCAGACAAAATGCATCCTTTTTATATGACACTGTTCTGCTTGTTGTTGAAAAGCGATTTGAAGAAGGTGTTGGAAAACCAGCCAAGCAATTGCAGGATCTAAGAAATGCTTCCAGGTTGGTCCGCATTAACCCTGGCACTACATCAGTTGTCTAG